A genome region from Triticum aestivum cultivar Chinese Spring chromosome 2B, IWGSC CS RefSeq v2.1, whole genome shotgun sequence includes the following:
- the LOC123040126 gene encoding uncharacterized protein, translating to MAAGPLVLWNHRSMQILVLLSLGLQLVLFVFAGIRRRQTLPVRRFLLWLAYLMADSTAVYAVGHLSFGSAVRENQLVAFWAPFLLLHLGGPDNITAYALQDNQLWLRHLTVLVVQVLGAGYVLYKHIAVAGGQDRKLLLIASILMFVVGFVKYGERTWALKCSTLESIGASLRTQPPAIHNHVHPQDEAPGDEFHLRRAHSLFHICKRAMVDSSVVEEDYMDMDGLEEYTSKLIQRVELWTLMEIELSLMYDILYTKAAVVHTFRGYLIRFISPLAVATSLLLFRFTPKDGYLRADVAITYVLLGGAVFMETTSLLNALASSWTFAFLSTTRWNWLRYAALCNKRWDKLRRAVVWLHDLVKGGVAGNSRYTSRRWSYTIGQYNLLHLCTRPADTPLTSPLLGRLARALAPDEWWNRKHYSATVEMTDPIRRRISVYMSRLYSKGRFNAAMLGKKWGEYPLGRRGLYRGILKDSLGIEFQEGIIIWHIATEVFLTKSERAKAMDAAPDVHAIRVMSDYMMFLLVERPYMLPGQPQKRLYQRTCERLVTRRSTDPRYPSRARVVKDLFRVFDAPHSSISRVAEREELANNLYDEYEDQEFSHLAPRLTHMAQLAKELLEKEKDGTIDSLELVLDVWMDILVYASNKCSRESHAQKLNSGGELTTILWLMAEYIYQASVAQRDDVV from the coding sequence ATGGCTGCAGGGCCGCTGGTGCTATGGAACCACCGGTCGATGCAGATCCTGGTCCTCCTCAGCCTCGGGCTCCAGCTCGTCCTCTTCGTCTTCGCCGGGATCCGCCGGCGTCAGACGCTCCCCGTGCGGAGGTTCCTTCTGTGGCTAGCGTACCTCATGGCTGACTCCACCGCCGTGTACGCCGTCGGCCACCTGTCGTTCGGCAGCGCCGTGCGTGAGAACCAGCTCGTCGCGTTCTGGGCGCCGTTCCTGCTGCTCCACCTCGGCGGCCCGGACAACATCACCGCCTACGCGCTGCAGGACAACCAGCTCTGGCTCCGCCACCTCACCGTCCTCGTCGTGCAGGTCCTCGGAGCGGGCTACGTCCTCTACAAGCACATCGCCGTGGCCGGCGGCCAGGACAGGAAGCTGCTCCTGATCGCCTCCATTTTGATGTTCGTCGTCGGCTTCGTCAAGTACGGGGAGAGGACGTGGGCGCTCAAGTGCAGCACCCTGGAGAGCATAGGCGCCTCCCTCAGGACGCAGCCGCCCGCCATCCACAACCATGTCCACCCTCAGGACGAAGCTCCGGGGGATGAGTTCCACCTGCGACGAGCCCACTCGCTGTTCCACATCTGCAAGCGCGCCATGGTCGATTCCTCAGTGGTCGAGGAAGACTACATGGACATGGACGGCCTAGAAGAGTACACCAGCAAGCTGATACAACGTGTCGAGCTGTGGACGCTGATGGAGATAGAGCTCTCCCTCATGTACGACATCCTGTACACCAAGGCGGCCGTGGTGCACACCTTCCGGGGCTACCTAATCCGCTTCAtctcgccgctcgccgtcgccacCTCGCTGCTGCTGTTCCGGTTCACCCCCAAGGATGGCTACCTCAGAGCCGACGTGGCCATCACCTACGTCCTGCTGGGTGGCGCCGTGTTCATGGAGACGACGTCGCTCCTGAACGCACTGGCATCGTCGTGGACGTTCGCGTTCCTGAGCACCACGCGGTGGAATTGGCTTCGGTACGCAGCCCTGTGCAACAAGAGATGGGACAAGCTCCGGCGCGCCGTCGTGTGGCTTCATGATCTTGTCAAGGGAGGAGTTGCCGGTAACAGTAGGTACACGTCCAGAAGGTGGTCATACACCATCGGGCAGTACAACTTGCTGCACTTGTGCACGCGCCCCGCCGACACGCCGCTCACCAGCCCTCTGCTTGGGAGGCTGGCCAGGGCACTGGCACCCGATGAGTGGTGGAACAGGAAGCACTACTCGGCGACCGTCGAGATGACCGATCCGATCAGGCGTCGTATCTCTGTGTACATGAGCCGACTGTACAGCAAGGGCAGGTTCAACGCTGCCATGCTGGGGAAGAAGTGGGGTGAGTACCCACTAGGCCGCCGCGGGCTTTACCGCGGCATCCTCAAGGACTCCCTCGGCATCGAGTTTCAGGAGGGCATCATCATCTGGCACATCGCCACCGAGGTCTTCCTCACCAAGAGCGAGAGAGCCAAAGCCATGGACGCCGCGCCTGACGTGCACGCCATCAGGGTGATGTCCGATTATATGATGTTTCTCCTGGTGGAACGTCCCTACATGCTGCCAGGCCAGCCCCAGAAAAGGTTGTACCAGCGGACCTGCGAGAGGCTGGTCACCAGGAGATCGACTGATCCTAGGTACCCTAGCCGTGCACGCGTCGTCAAGGATCTGTTCCGTGTGTTTGATGCCCCACACTCGAGCATTTCTAGGGTTGCCGAGAGAGAGGAGCTCGCCAACAATCTGTACGATGAATACGAGGACCAGGAGTTCAGCCACCTTGCTCCTCGTCTCACTCACATGGCTCAACTCGCCAAGGAGCTGCTGGAGAAGGAGAAGGATGGCACGATAGACTCCTTGGAGCTTGTCCTTGACGTGTGGATGGACATTCTCGTCTACGCGAGCAACAAGTGCAGCAGGGAGTCCCATGCCCAGAAGCTCAACAGTGGTGGCGAGTTGACGACCATCTTGTGGCTTATGGCAGAATACATCTACCAAGCGTCGGTTGCCCAAAGAGATGATGTAGTATAA